The following proteins are co-located in the Spinactinospora alkalitolerans genome:
- a CDS encoding NUDIX hydrolase, translating to MPTPDFILETRKHIGHALMFLTGVTAVVVDPGGRILLHRRADDGHWATPGGILEPGEQPAAALVREVFEETGVRVVPERVASVVTEPPFTYPNGDRVQFMDIAFRCRPVGGEPRADGDESLDVAWFDPGGLPEMNDRILRRIRHAGEEGPAHFAAPE from the coding sequence ATGCCGACACCCGACTTCATCCTTGAGACGCGCAAGCACATCGGGCACGCGTTGATGTTCCTGACCGGGGTGACGGCCGTGGTGGTCGATCCCGGCGGCAGGATCCTGCTGCACCGGCGGGCCGACGACGGGCACTGGGCGACCCCGGGCGGGATCCTGGAGCCGGGGGAGCAGCCGGCGGCGGCGCTGGTGCGCGAGGTGTTCGAGGAGACCGGCGTGCGGGTCGTGCCCGAGCGGGTGGCGAGCGTGGTCACCGAGCCGCCGTTCACCTACCCCAACGGCGACCGCGTGCAGTTCATGGACATCGCGTTCCGGTGTCGGCCGGTCGGCGGCGAGCCGCGGGCCGACGGCGACGAGTCGCTGGACGTCGCCTGGTTCGACCCCGGCGGCCTGCCCGAGATGAACGACCGCATCCTGCGCCGGATCCGGCACGCCGGCGAGGAGGGCCCGGCCCACTTCGCCGCTCCCGAGTAG
- a CDS encoding ABC transporter substrate-binding protein, translating into MKRFRALTAAGVSLGMLATACTGGAGADGGDTLTYALGDEPEAFNPVLVDEHLDPVTEMVFRGLTAHDADNGIIPALAESWDVSDDERIYTFHLRDGVTWHDGEPFTADDVVFTIEGVRDGGFSTSNKFANVEEVEAPDERTAVVRLERPTPALLDSLSNGILPEHLLADSGIDDPGFGEHPVGTGPFELDAWEHGEYAALTAFEDYYEGPPGLDGVTVSYVPDAATRLIRLRNGEADAAQLEPRQVAEVAGDDGVRLEEYPTADYRGVLFNMADERFADPALRRAMNYAVDRDAVIESVLHGHGAPASGPLDRSPFHADGAADYSFDPGRVEEIMTGAGYERNGDGVWADDGTPVSFELTTFAEDGVRTAMIEVLATQFREQGFDVTAEPRPRDAVDWEEVEAFLIGWGTPYDPDSSLYGPFHSSEALAEGGSNYGSYANDDVDAALEEGRGSSDADTRSAAYAEFQQALAEDPPYVWVAYLEAVNAVPADLEGPRERTLAHHGYGFFYNAEEWSYR; encoded by the coding sequence ATGAAGAGGTTCCGAGCCCTGACAGCGGCGGGTGTGTCCCTGGGCATGCTGGCCACCGCCTGCACCGGAGGCGCCGGGGCCGACGGCGGCGACACGCTGACCTACGCGCTGGGCGACGAGCCCGAGGCGTTCAACCCGGTCCTGGTCGACGAGCACCTCGACCCCGTCACGGAGATGGTCTTCCGCGGGCTCACCGCGCACGACGCCGACAACGGGATCATCCCGGCGCTGGCCGAGAGCTGGGATGTCAGTGACGACGAGCGGATCTACACTTTCCACCTGCGCGACGGCGTCACCTGGCACGACGGCGAGCCGTTCACCGCCGACGACGTGGTCTTCACGATCGAGGGCGTGCGCGACGGCGGGTTCTCCACCAGCAACAAGTTCGCCAACGTCGAGGAGGTCGAGGCGCCGGACGAGCGGACGGCGGTCGTGCGGCTGGAGCGGCCCACCCCGGCCCTGCTGGACAGCCTGTCCAACGGCATCCTCCCCGAGCACCTGCTCGCCGACAGCGGCATCGACGATCCCGGGTTCGGCGAGCACCCGGTCGGCACCGGGCCGTTCGAGCTGGACGCCTGGGAGCACGGCGAGTACGCCGCGCTCACCGCGTTCGAGGACTACTACGAGGGCCCGCCCGGCCTGGACGGCGTCACCGTCTCCTACGTGCCCGACGCCGCGACCCGCCTCATCCGGTTGCGAAACGGCGAGGCCGACGCGGCGCAGCTCGAACCGCGGCAGGTGGCGGAGGTCGCCGGCGACGACGGCGTCCGGCTGGAGGAGTACCCGACGGCGGACTACCGCGGCGTGCTGTTCAACATGGCCGACGAGCGCTTCGCCGACCCGGCGCTGCGCCGGGCCATGAACTACGCGGTCGACCGCGACGCGGTCATCGAGAGCGTGCTCCACGGCCACGGCGCCCCGGCCTCCGGCCCGCTCGACCGGAGCCCGTTCCACGCCGACGGCGCCGCCGACTACTCCTTCGACCCCGGCCGGGTCGAGGAGATCATGACCGGCGCCGGTTACGAGCGCAACGGGGACGGCGTCTGGGCCGATGACGGCACGCCGGTCTCCTTCGAACTCACCACGTTCGCCGAGGACGGCGTGCGCACGGCGATGATCGAGGTGCTGGCCACGCAGTTCCGCGAGCAGGGTTTCGACGTGACCGCCGAGCCCCGGCCGCGCGACGCCGTCGACTGGGAGGAGGTGGAGGCGTTCCTCATCGGCTGGGGCACCCCATACGATCCCGACAGCTCCCTCTACGGCCCCTTCCACTCCTCCGAGGCGCTGGCCGAAGGGGGGTCCAACTACGGGAGCTACGCCAACGACGACGTGGACGCGGCGCTGGAGGAGGGGCGCGGCAGCAGCGACGCCGACACCCGTTCGGCCGCTTACGCGGAGTTCCAGCAGGCGCTGGCCGAGGACCCGCCCTACGTCTGGGTGGCCTACCTCGAGGCGGTCAACGCCGTGCCGGCCGACCTCGAGGGCCCGCGCGAACGCACCCTGGCCCACCACGGCTACGGCTTCTTCTACAACGCGGAGGAGTGGTCCTACCGGTAG
- a CDS encoding response regulator transcription factor: protein MRILVVEDDDRVARGLVTALRNASYDVHRVSTAAAALRAPAVDVVLLDLGLPDADGIDVLRRLRERPETAVIAVTARAEERERVRGLRSGADDYVVKPFGIAELLARIDAVLRRTRAARADAGRDDPPLRVGPLTVDVNAREAVLDGAPLSLTRKEFDLLALLAARAPAVVSREAILDQVWGATWESSSRTLDTHIAALRGKLGAAAPIRTARGVGYRLSAGPESA from the coding sequence ATGCGCATTCTCGTGGTCGAGGACGACGACCGCGTCGCGCGAGGCCTGGTCACAGCGCTGCGCAACGCCTCCTACGACGTTCACCGCGTTTCCACCGCCGCAGCGGCGCTGCGGGCGCCGGCGGTGGACGTCGTGCTGCTCGACCTCGGCCTGCCCGACGCCGACGGCATCGACGTCCTGCGCCGACTGCGGGAGCGCCCCGAGACCGCGGTCATCGCCGTCACCGCGCGGGCGGAGGAGCGCGAACGCGTCAGGGGCCTGCGCTCCGGCGCCGACGACTACGTGGTCAAGCCCTTCGGCATCGCCGAACTGCTGGCCCGCATCGACGCGGTGCTGCGCCGCACCAGGGCCGCCCGCGCCGACGCGGGCCGGGACGACCCCCCGTTGCGCGTCGGCCCGCTGACGGTCGACGTCAACGCCAGGGAGGCCGTCCTCGACGGTGCGCCGCTGTCGCTGACCCGCAAGGAGTTCGACCTGCTCGCGCTGCTGGCGGCGCGTGCGCCCGCCGTGGTCAGCCGCGAGGCGATCCTCGACCAGGTGTGGGGCGCCACCTGGGAGTCCTCCTCGCGCACGCTGGACACCCACATCGCCGCGCTGCGCGGCAAGCTCGGGGCCGCGGCGCCCATACGGACCGCCCGAGGGGTCGGGTACCGGCTGTCGGCCGGGCCGGAATCGGCGTGA
- a CDS encoding VOC family protein has protein sequence MITRLGVAGIYVFDYEESKRFFIDKLGFEERFDLTLDNGYRWLTVGPPGDPRFQLNLTVPGPPMHDEETAAALRSLLAKGALSAGAWNTDDLHKTYAEYSARGVEFLQEPQERPYGLEAVFRDNSGNWYSLNETNFDAFDNEAMSKAFEPGGPA, from the coding sequence ATGATCACCAGGCTCGGCGTCGCCGGCATCTACGTCTTCGACTACGAGGAGTCCAAGCGCTTCTTCATCGACAAGCTCGGCTTCGAGGAGCGCTTCGACCTGACCCTGGACAACGGCTACCGGTGGCTGACCGTGGGGCCGCCCGGGGACCCGCGCTTCCAGCTCAACCTCACCGTCCCCGGACCGCCGATGCACGACGAGGAGACCGCGGCGGCCCTGCGCTCGCTCCTGGCCAAGGGCGCGCTCTCCGCAGGGGCGTGGAACACCGACGACCTGCACAAGACGTACGCGGAGTACTCGGCGCGCGGCGTCGAGTTCCTCCAGGAGCCGCAGGAGCGGCCCTACGGCCTGGAGGCGGTGTTCCGCGACAACTCCGGCAACTGGTACAGCCTCAACGAGACGAACTTCGACGCCTTCGACAACGAGGCCATGTCCAAGGCCTTCGAGCCGGGCGGCCCGGCCTGA
- a CDS encoding TetR/AcrR family transcriptional regulator → MADSAEPSVPAASGGAASSVPDRLLSVATRLFAERGFERTSVQELVDAAGVTKGAMYHYFTSKDDLLFAIYERVLAMQMRRLTEFADAEGPLGERLRAAAADVVHTTVDNLDDTLIFFRSLHMLSPDRQNEVRKERRKYHERFRSMIEEGQREGLFRDDVPADIVVTQYFGAVHHLGMWYNADGELTGAALGAHYADLLLTSLRPK, encoded by the coding sequence ATGGCGGATTCGGCGGAACCGAGCGTGCCGGCGGCGTCGGGCGGCGCCGCCTCTTCCGTGCCCGACCGGCTGCTGTCGGTGGCCACCCGGCTGTTCGCCGAGCGCGGCTTCGAGCGCACCTCCGTGCAGGAGCTGGTGGACGCCGCCGGCGTCACCAAGGGCGCGATGTACCACTACTTCACGTCAAAGGACGACCTGCTCTTCGCCATCTACGAGCGGGTCCTGGCCATGCAGATGCGGCGGCTCACCGAGTTCGCCGACGCCGAAGGGCCCCTGGGCGAGCGCCTGCGCGCCGCGGCCGCCGACGTCGTGCACACCACCGTGGACAACCTCGACGACACGCTGATCTTCTTCCGCTCCCTGCACATGCTCTCGCCGGACCGGCAGAACGAGGTGCGCAAGGAGCGCCGCAAATACCACGAGCGGTTCCGCTCGATGATCGAGGAGGGCCAGCGCGAGGGGCTCTTCCGCGACGACGTGCCGGCCGACATCGTCGTCACCCAGTACTTCGGCGCGGTGCACCACCTCGGCATGTGGTACAACGCCGACGGCGAGCTCACCGGCGCGGCCCTCGGCGCCCACTACGCCGACCTGCTGCTCACCAGCCTGCGCCCGAAGTAG
- a CDS encoding helix-turn-helix domain-containing protein, producing the protein MEPTGGRSPEGRGRSAQRSAPPGALGVETLIALRRAHDHIDRHYSEPLDLAEVARAAGYSRHHFVRAFRTAYGETPGRYLSRRRIERAQELLRSPVPTVTEVCHAVGFTSLGSFSSRFRDVTGLSPTEFQRRAATAAPLMVPGCYLLRCAGPLPQAMTATRKKPPEPAPL; encoded by the coding sequence ATGGAGCCGACAGGGGGACGGTCCCCCGAAGGGCGGGGCCGCTCGGCGCAGCGGTCGGCTCCGCCCGGCGCCCTCGGGGTGGAGACCCTGATCGCGCTGCGGCGGGCCCACGACCACATCGACCGCCACTACAGCGAGCCGCTGGACCTCGCGGAGGTCGCGCGTGCGGCGGGGTACTCGCGCCACCACTTCGTGCGGGCCTTCCGGACCGCCTACGGCGAGACCCCCGGCCGCTACCTGTCGCGCCGCCGCATCGAGCGCGCCCAGGAGCTGCTGCGGTCGCCGGTCCCCACCGTGACCGAGGTCTGCCACGCGGTCGGGTTCACCAGCCTGGGATCGTTCAGCTCCCGCTTCCGCGACGTCACCGGACTGTCCCCCACGGAGTTCCAGCGGCGGGCCGCCACCGCCGCACCCCTCATGGTCCCCGGCTGCTACCTGCTGCGCTGCGCCGGTCCCCTGCCGCAGGCGATGACAGCAACGCGGAAGAAGCCCCCGGAGCCCGCCCCCCTCTAG
- a CDS encoding DUF6504 family protein, which translates to MSLYNERIDVRSTNGGHPALFAWRGHMYRVRRIIGTWNTGAGDHGGAAPGGADVRLVRVAAESDDGEANIADITLDTATNNWTMRRLWG; encoded by the coding sequence GTGAGTCTCTACAACGAACGGATCGACGTCAGATCGACCAACGGCGGGCATCCCGCCCTCTTCGCGTGGCGCGGGCACATGTACCGGGTCCGCCGCATCATCGGCACCTGGAACACCGGGGCCGGCGATCACGGGGGCGCCGCGCCCGGGGGCGCCGACGTCCGTCTCGTGCGGGTGGCCGCCGAGTCCGACGACGGAGAGGCCAACATCGCCGACATCACCCTCGACACCGCGACCAACAACTGGACGATGCGGCGCCTCTGGGGGTGA
- a CDS encoding RNHCP domain-containing protein encodes MSRRDPRSRARQCATSFRCLNCRLDVSLDAPGTAHRNHCPNCLWSRHVDDRVPGDRASECRSRMEPISIAVRGDGEWVVIHRCTGCGALSGNRAAGDDNPLLLVRTAVGPLARPPFPLERLAGS; translated from the coding sequence GTGTCCCGACGCGATCCGCGTTCCCGCGCACGCCAGTGCGCGACGTCGTTCCGCTGCCTGAACTGCCGCCTGGACGTGTCCCTCGACGCGCCGGGCACGGCGCACCGCAACCACTGCCCGAACTGCCTGTGGAGCAGGCACGTCGACGACCGCGTCCCCGGTGACCGGGCGTCGGAGTGCCGGTCCCGGATGGAACCCATCTCGATCGCCGTCCGCGGCGACGGCGAATGGGTCGTCATCCACCGGTGTACCGGGTGCGGCGCGCTGAGCGGCAACCGCGCGGCCGGCGACGACAATCCGCTGCTGCTCGTGCGCACGGCGGTGGGCCCGCTGGCCCGGCCGCCGTTCCCCCTGGAGCGCCTGGCCGGCTCGTGA
- a CDS encoding DivIVA domain-containing protein: MRLTPEDIRAKRFSTTRLRPGYVPEDVDTLLERAEAALAAGDPGAEGAATADEVEGARFRPTWLSPGYAEDEVDDFLDLVAAELRALGPGTREHVRDRGREPDPAAGTDASGPAAVPMAAPAAPAPGSAASPAAGPPPMRAEDARGIRFSGTRLRSGYAQEEVDGFLDRAEATLAALSAGRSEADPLTAAQVEAARFSVTRLQPGYDASEVDEFLDALAAELRRHGLD, from the coding sequence ATGCGACTGACCCCCGAGGACATCCGCGCCAAGCGGTTCTCCACGACGCGGCTGCGCCCGGGATACGTCCCGGAGGACGTCGACACCCTCCTGGAGCGGGCGGAGGCCGCGCTGGCCGCCGGGGACCCGGGGGCCGAGGGGGCGGCGACCGCCGACGAGGTCGAGGGGGCGCGGTTCCGGCCCACCTGGCTGAGCCCCGGCTACGCCGAGGACGAGGTGGACGACTTCCTCGACCTCGTCGCGGCGGAGCTGCGGGCCCTCGGGCCGGGCACCCGAGAGCACGTTCGGGACCGCGGCCGCGAGCCGGATCCGGCCGCCGGGACCGATGCCTCCGGACCGGCCGCCGTCCCCATGGCCGCTCCCGCCGCTCCCGCGCCCGGGAGCGCGGCCTCTCCCGCTGCCGGACCGCCCCCGATGCGGGCCGAGGACGCGCGGGGCATCCGGTTCTCCGGCACCCGGCTGCGCTCGGGCTACGCCCAGGAGGAGGTGGACGGGTTCCTGGACCGCGCCGAGGCGACGTTGGCCGCCCTGTCGGCCGGCCGGAGCGAGGCCGATCCGCTCACCGCGGCGCAGGTGGAGGCGGCCCGCTTCTCCGTCACGCGGCTGCAGCCCGGTTACGACGCCTCCGAGGTCGACGAGTTCCTGGACGCGCTGGCCGCCGAGCTCAGGCGGCACGGCCTGGACTGA
- a CDS encoding HAMP domain-containing sensor histidine kinase, which translates to MLRRLLIILLPLAFVLVAALGVPLGTVVAQQRTQEVYVDRLNDVGRFASLGDSALDTGRAEALRMELERYEDLYGIPVALLDPSSDVVLSSGPGHEIDDALARPAMREVLSDALAGFRPEPPTAVWPWEDDPLVLAEPVGRDSEVVGVVVLVSPTDGLRSAILANWGWLTLLGLVPLTGLVAVSWPVSRWVLRPVRRLDAATAKIADGDLSVRADEVGGPPELRSLAASFNAMVDVVERSLHRQRAFVSDASHQLRNPLASLRLAVENLAPFLDGPAAREAHEDAVEEAKAMNRMLNALLAATRLESFSSAEPVDLDSVLGTRLDRWRVLADERGIDVRTHVPEGLRLLEPPGGLGSVLDELMSNAMRLSGGERVVLRARPGDMVELVVGDDGVGLDGEERTNALRRFWRSPKHQNVVGTGLGLAICAELVQAAGGELHLEPGLPRAHGDGYGLAVVIRLPKAA; encoded by the coding sequence GTGCTGCGCCGACTGCTGATCATCCTGCTTCCCCTGGCGTTCGTCCTGGTGGCGGCGCTCGGGGTGCCGCTGGGCACCGTGGTGGCGCAGCAGAGGACCCAGGAGGTCTACGTCGACCGGCTCAACGACGTGGGCCGGTTCGCCTCGCTGGGCGACAGCGCGCTGGACACCGGCCGCGCCGAGGCGCTGCGGATGGAGCTGGAGCGCTACGAGGACCTGTACGGGATCCCGGTGGCGCTGCTCGATCCGTCGAGCGATGTGGTGCTCTCCTCGGGGCCCGGCCACGAGATCGACGACGCGCTGGCGCGGCCGGCGATGCGCGAGGTGCTCAGCGACGCGCTGGCGGGGTTCCGGCCGGAGCCCCCGACGGCGGTGTGGCCGTGGGAGGACGACCCGCTGGTCCTGGCCGAACCGGTGGGCCGCGACAGCGAGGTGGTGGGCGTCGTGGTGCTGGTGTCGCCGACGGACGGGCTGCGCTCGGCGATCCTGGCCAACTGGGGATGGCTGACGCTGCTCGGCCTGGTGCCGCTGACCGGGCTGGTCGCCGTCTCCTGGCCGGTGTCGCGCTGGGTGCTGCGGCCGGTGCGCAGGCTCGACGCCGCCACCGCCAAGATCGCCGACGGCGACCTTTCGGTGCGCGCCGACGAGGTCGGCGGGCCGCCCGAGCTGCGCAGCCTGGCCGCCTCGTTCAACGCGATGGTGGACGTGGTGGAGCGGTCGCTGCACCGGCAGCGGGCGTTCGTCTCCGACGCCTCCCACCAGCTGCGCAACCCGCTGGCCAGCCTCCGGCTGGCCGTGGAGAACCTGGCGCCGTTCCTCGACGGTCCGGCCGCCCGCGAGGCGCACGAGGACGCCGTCGAGGAGGCCAAGGCGATGAACAGGATGCTGAACGCCCTGCTCGCCGCGACCCGCCTGGAGAGCTTCAGCAGCGCCGAGCCGGTGGACCTGGACAGCGTGCTCGGCACCCGGCTGGACCGCTGGCGGGTGCTGGCCGACGAGCGCGGGATCGACGTGCGGACGCACGTCCCCGAGGGGCTGCGGCTGCTGGAGCCGCCCGGGGGCCTGGGCAGCGTGCTGGACGAGCTGATGAGCAACGCCATGCGGCTGTCCGGCGGCGAGCGGGTGGTGCTGCGGGCCCGCCCCGGGGACATGGTCGAGCTGGTGGTCGGCGACGATGGCGTCGGCCTGGACGGCGAGGAGCGGACCAACGCGCTGCGCCGCTTCTGGCGCTCGCCCAAGCACCAGAACGTGGTGGGCACCGGCCTGGGCCTGGCGATCTGCGCCGAACTGGTGCAGGCCGCCGGCGGCGAGCTGCACCTGGAGCCCGGCCTGCCCCGGGCACACGGCGACGGCTACGGCCTGGCCGTCGTGATCCGCCTCCCGAAGGCCGCGTGA
- a CDS encoding N-acetylmuramoyl-L-alanine amidase, giving the protein MQTTHGGAARRPGRLRPVGLLAVAASTLLTAACGTVASGTTPSPEVTATLPLPGPGEGSASPRGAAPGAAEPDPQPSDAPPLAGRVVVIDPGHNGGNAEAPEEINRQVPSGPGEKACDTVGAETADGYPEHEFTWDLSTRIRDRLEAEGVTVVLTRDDNEGVGPCVNERAEIGNEAGADAAISIHADGSTPGGSGFHVIAPGVVDGYTDDIAEPSMDLAADVRDEFHERSDQPYADYVADDAIDVRTDLGGLNLSDVPKVFLEVGNMRNATDARNLKDEEWRAGAANAVAAGLTRYLARG; this is encoded by the coding sequence ATCCAGACCACGCACGGCGGCGCGGCCCGCCGTCCCGGCCGCCTCCGTCCCGTCGGACTGCTCGCTGTGGCGGCGTCGACGCTGCTCACCGCGGCCTGCGGCACCGTGGCCTCCGGCACGACGCCGTCGCCCGAGGTGACCGCCACGCTCCCCCTGCCGGGGCCGGGCGAGGGGAGCGCCTCCCCCCGAGGAGCGGCGCCGGGGGCCGCCGAGCCGGACCCGCAGCCCTCCGACGCCCCGCCGCTCGCGGGCAGGGTCGTGGTCATCGACCCCGGGCACAACGGCGGCAACGCCGAGGCCCCGGAGGAGATCAACCGGCAGGTCCCCTCCGGCCCCGGGGAGAAGGCCTGCGACACGGTGGGCGCCGAGACCGCCGACGGCTACCCCGAGCACGAGTTCACCTGGGACCTCTCCACGCGGATCCGCGACCGGCTGGAGGCGGAGGGCGTCACCGTCGTGCTCACCCGCGACGACAACGAGGGCGTCGGGCCGTGCGTCAACGAGCGGGCGGAGATCGGCAACGAGGCCGGGGCCGACGCCGCCATCTCGATCCACGCCGACGGCTCCACCCCCGGCGGCAGCGGCTTCCACGTGATCGCCCCGGGCGTGGTCGACGGCTACACCGACGACATCGCCGAACCGTCCATGGACCTGGCGGCGGACGTCCGCGACGAGTTCCACGAGCGCTCCGACCAGCCCTACGCCGACTACGTCGCCGACGACGCCATCGACGTCCGCACCGACCTGGGCGGCCTCAACCTTTCGGACGTGCCCAAGGTGTTCCTCGAGGTGGGCAACATGCGCAACGCGACCGACGCGCGCAACCTCAAGGACGAGGAGTGGCGCGCGGGGGCCGCCAACGCCGTGGCCGCCGGCCTCACCCGCTACCTGGCGCGCGGCTGA
- a CDS encoding YkvA family protein: protein MRKSNRAAAGAAAWQVVHEGTRPGKPSLMTRAGAVPRMVGARVRGHYTQMPASRLLLFALAVLYIVSPVDFVPEVFVPFLGLADDIGVAVWLTASLMGETERFIDWERYGPEYVQGHVVS, encoded by the coding sequence ATGCGCAAGTCCAACCGGGCCGCCGCCGGCGCCGCGGCGTGGCAGGTGGTGCACGAGGGCACCCGGCCGGGCAAGCCCTCACTGATGACCCGAGCGGGCGCGGTCCCGCGCATGGTCGGTGCGCGCGTGCGCGGCCACTACACGCAGATGCCGGCCTCACGGCTGCTGCTGTTCGCGCTCGCCGTGCTCTACATCGTCTCGCCGGTCGACTTCGTGCCGGAGGTGTTCGTCCCGTTCCTGGGGCTCGCCGATGACATCGGCGTGGCCGTGTGGCTCACCGCGAGCCTGATGGGCGAGACCGAGCGCTTCATCGACTGGGAGCGCTACGGTCCGGAGTACGTCCAGGGGCACGTGGTGTCCTGA
- a CDS encoding M48 family metallopeptidase, producing the protein MAHAMTPGGEGDSARFPYGPPCEPARFPQGYPPGALYRPHPAPAPLASVHAAPDDERPRGVRHRWESPLLAAAIAVTAGAVALLGLLLWTRPGVPPIGALVLLGVPLAYWLARGLLHAARRAQGIKVSPTQFPEAHRMVRELSVQMGLHRAPEAYVLLGNGVVSTAASGHGFRRYVVVHSDLFEVGGRLRDPEALRFLIAHELGHIAAGHTAYWRQVATSVATVVPVLGSSLSRAMEYTADNHAYAHCPEGAHGIRVLAGGKYLYPHVNLGEMADRARTERGFFLFLHNLLARHPTHIKRMAAIRDRGRPGRVFH; encoded by the coding sequence ATGGCCCATGCGATGACGCCGGGAGGCGAAGGCGATTCCGCCCGTTTCCCCTACGGCCCGCCGTGCGAGCCCGCGCGGTTCCCCCAGGGCTACCCGCCCGGCGCGCTCTACCGGCCGCACCCGGCGCCCGCGCCCCTGGCCTCCGTGCACGCCGCGCCCGACGACGAGCGCCCGCGCGGCGTCCGGCACCGGTGGGAGTCGCCGCTGCTGGCCGCAGCCATCGCGGTCACGGCGGGCGCGGTCGCGCTGCTCGGCCTCCTGCTGTGGACGCGCCCGGGCGTCCCCCCGATCGGTGCGCTCGTCCTGCTCGGCGTCCCCCTCGCGTACTGGCTCGCGCGGGGCCTGCTGCACGCGGCGCGCCGGGCCCAGGGGATCAAGGTCTCGCCCACCCAGTTCCCCGAGGCGCACCGCATGGTCAGGGAGCTGTCCGTCCAGATGGGACTGCACAGGGCGCCCGAGGCCTACGTGCTGCTCGGCAACGGGGTGGTCAGCACGGCGGCCTCGGGGCACGGGTTCCGCCGCTACGTCGTCGTCCACAGCGACCTGTTCGAGGTCGGCGGCCGGCTGCGCGACCCCGAGGCGCTGCGGTTCCTCATCGCCCACGAGCTCGGCCACATCGCCGCGGGCCACACCGCCTACTGGCGGCAGGTCGCCACCTCGGTCGCCACCGTGGTCCCCGTTCTGGGGTCGTCGCTGTCGCGCGCCATGGAGTACACCGCGGACAACCACGCCTACGCCCACTGCCCCGAAGGCGCGCACGGCATCCGCGTCCTCGCCGGGGGCAAGTACCTGTACCCGCACGTCAACCTGGGCGAGATGGCCGACCGGGCACGCACGGAGCGCGGGTTCTTCCTGTTCCTGCACAACCTGCTCGCCCGGCACCCGACGCACATCAAGCGCATGGCGGCGATCCGGGACCGGGGCCGACCGGGCCGGGTGTTCCACTGA
- a CDS encoding TAXI family TRAP transporter solute-binding subunit: MPERLVITRRAAILGGLAALSGCQGRPEPDFPELVLATGPPGAVFREIGAALAEALRRWLPRTRVTALETGASTENLRLLREGTAHVGFASLDSVVGTDGRPPRRVRALGRIYDSHLHLVVPAESAIRGFADLDGLRVSYGAEESGTEHTVERLMELTGRRTEDVRLDQAASADALAAGEIDALFSLTGIPTPAISDLVAEDRVRLVPLRAQADELAEAYPGPYVPATVPPTAYPGVPATDTAAIPNLLVTRDDFPRAMARIVTSTVFTRSEAISADRPEAAHINVRTGIATGPVPLHLGAEDWFRERKQ, translated from the coding sequence ATGCCCGAACGCCTGGTCATCACCCGTCGAGCCGCCATCCTCGGCGGTCTCGCGGCGCTGTCCGGGTGCCAGGGGCGGCCCGAACCCGACTTCCCCGAACTGGTCCTGGCCACCGGGCCGCCCGGAGCGGTGTTCCGGGAGATCGGGGCCGCGCTCGCCGAAGCGCTGCGGCGGTGGCTGCCCCGGACGAGGGTGACGGCGCTGGAGACCGGCGCGTCGACCGAGAACCTGCGCCTGCTGCGGGAGGGGACCGCCCACGTGGGCTTCGCCAGCCTGGACTCGGTGGTCGGCACCGACGGTCGACCGCCGCGGCGGGTGCGGGCGCTGGGCCGGATCTACGACAGCCACCTGCACCTCGTCGTCCCGGCCGAGTCGGCGATCCGGGGCTTCGCCGACCTGGACGGCCTTCGGGTCTCCTACGGGGCCGAAGAGTCGGGCACCGAGCACACCGTCGAACGGCTGATGGAGCTGACCGGGCGGCGCACCGAGGACGTCCGGCTGGACCAGGCCGCATCGGCCGACGCCCTGGCCGCGGGGGAGATCGACGCGCTGTTCTCGCTGACGGGCATCCCCACGCCGGCGATCTCGGACCTGGTGGCCGAGGACCGGGTGCGGCTCGTCCCCCTGCGCGCGCAGGCCGATGAGCTCGCCGAGGCCTATCCGGGCCCCTACGTCCCCGCCACGGTCCCGCCCACCGCCTACCCCGGCGTCCCGGCGACGGACACGGCCGCGATCCCCAACCTGCTGGTCACCCGCGACGACTTCCCCCGGGCCATGGCCAGGATCGTCACCTCCACCGTCTTCACCCGGTCGGAGGCCATCTCCGCCGACCGCCCCGAGGCCGCCCACATCAACGTCCGCACCGGCATCGCCACGGGACCCGTGCCCCTCCACCTGGGAGCCGAGGACTGGTTCCGCGAGCGCAAGCAGTGA